From the genome of Amyelois transitella isolate CPQ chromosome 14, ilAmyTran1.1, whole genome shotgun sequence:
TATATATGACCCTTATGAACATTTCTTTGCCAACGAAGGCTCCAAACGACAAGAAGAACGACTCGCTGCTCTACCAATCGGACAAGAGACTTGGTTCGAAAATGATGGTAATTCACGCTGGCGAAGTAACGATGTCGATGATGTCAGCGCTGCTTTCTTAGACAACCTTATCCTAACACAAATGGCTCAAGATGCTCAAAGGCGACGTGAAAACTCTCGTGTAGCATTCCCGCCTGTAGATTATGAAGATAAGAACGCAGAGGACGAAGATGTCCGCGAACTTAAAGCCTTAGCTGGAAAACCACTATATCATGTTCCAAAAACAGTTCCGAAGGATGATGATTATGATTACGCATCTGATGAAGGATTCATAAATTGGAATGGAAACAAAAGAAGTGTGACGACAGTTGCTCCCGCATCAAGTACGATGGAACCTAAAGCAGGTCAAAAGGAAATAGCAATTCCACCGCAAGGACAAACTACGAAAATCTGGAATCATTTTAATGGAAGTCACAAAAGGGATACAGAATActacaataaaattgtaaagttaCTGGCAGTCAATCCCAAGTCCACATCACCACAAGTAAGACAATCTAATTCGTAATTGTCTATCGATTCATAATAAACAGTAACAGCAACAGTTttagaagttaaaaaaaataccgatATCTAAAAATAGACTAAGCGGGCTGGGGGGTGGCGGGTGAACTGCGCTGAAGGCCGGGTCAATCGGGGTACGGCACGGGAAACCCCACTCCATAACTAAGTAACACCTTAGAATATATCACTGTCTGCTCAAGCTAGGACGCTTCATATTACACGAATTATCTTTATAATCTTCCTGGGTATTATGCCAACTGGaagattttcagttttatttatttgttgacaGGAATCAACGAAAGGAAAGAGGATCAATAAACGGTTCGTGGCGGGAGACAGCGACCTCGTGCTGGAACTTCGAGGCTTGAAACAACGCATTGCTACTTAAACGTGCATTGATCACCGCCAACAAATATGAGACTGAGTACATTAAATGTagactaaatatttattgacaaaGGCGACATTACGGCTGAGAAAATTCTATCAAATCTAAAATCTAGATGTCCATACATAAGATAAGCAGTCATTTTAATgccatttacataataatgaattttaggtttgggatttttttaaaaggttctagaaattatttggaagaattaaataataaaaatccctTTTTTTCTCTTTCGTTGTTCCAAATTACGAGTtagttaatttacttttatgtacttacagcAACACTGAAACTTTTTCctactataataatacttagagctgagaaattatttaatattaaactgtataaaatgaaaatgttgtACAAAAACTGACTATAATCTGTGTGGGATGAGTTGTTGATTGTTGAAACTATATCTATTATTGATTAATGGTAGGATACATACACGTTGCCCTTTCAGTCGTCGGCAGCTATTGCACAATGATGTGcgtttttgtaaatatgtagaattatctaaaaattactttactttagatagaaattaattttacataatctTGTGGATGACAAATCTATTACAGCTAGAGTTTCAGTCTTCGAGCTTAAACAAGTGCAAAGTACTCGTACTTGAAGTCGTATCTGATCCCTTCACACCACTTTAGgataaaatgttttgaaaaagCTATTGCTATTTTTAATGATCGTGTTTGTTACTGTGTttacttgtatttatttaatatatcatGAACTTATTTTATGGAAGACttaagtattaaatttaaagttgTACCTAACAATGGacacaaacaatttatttcattgctgcctaattgtatttttttccgtTCAGGTGCTATTTCAGTAGATAttacttttatacttattacttGGTCTACAGTCTACTTACATAGACAATAAGAAATGGTCTATTTGCAAAGCAAAATTCATTAGTATACTAATAAAGCGATTCTCTCAAGAAAATGGAGGATTAGGTGATATTTTAGCTTTACAGCTTCTTAACTAAACTTATAACTAATAGATATACACATGGTCTTAAAGACCCATCAAAAGATGCTTTTGATTGCGTCCGTCATCTTTTTCATGGTTAATCCCAATCTCTACTCGTTTAGTGTAAGATTTACTACTAAATCCACACTTGTAAAAATAGTGTTTTAACAAAGTACCTACATCTTAAGAAAATGTATACCTATTTccaaagtacctacatatctgtttttaaaaattgtcaaattaattgaattaatttgacaataataatcctagtttataataatgtatgtaattagaaGCCTCTGAAGTATTACTAGTTGATGTTAATGTCCGTTGATCGTCGATACCATATTTTCGATGTTGTGATTTATTGTTAtctatctcttttttttttaaaactaccaTCTAATTTGTGAATGTTATTTAGGTGCTTACCTATAactcataaattattattttcataataacctgggtttgttaaaaattatattttttacaatgttttcaattttatgtaACTAGTCATCCCAATcggaaattaaaattgttaattaatcGGAATACCCATTTTGTACGCTATTTATTATGCATCATACGCCAAACGCgttcaaaatataatagcacatatttttgttattatcttGGGAAGTTGTTAGTTCtttagtattatattttattgaatttatgacattataaataaatagagttCACAGTATCTACCTATTGTGtagtacataaaatacatataatgaaaaaataatgataaaataaatgacactaccgatttaaataatttctttattttataacaataatctaattgattatttttgtaggttacccatttaacatacatactatataacttcgtaaacatacatacatatggtcacgtctatatcccttgcggggtagacagagtctctcttccccgcaagggatatagacgtgatcatatgaatgaaaaataaatacctacttataaacgagactaatttaatttaaaataaaaacaaaactatcgTTAGTTCAGCAACGTTAgacatataaaaagaaaatatgacgATCCCTGCCAAAATTAGATAACTCAACCAAGCATACAATATTTAGAGGCTGTCGGTCGCCCTATTTCTATTGTACCGTCTTTCTGAAACATTAGCTcttgaaaatttgaaattaaaaattatcttcCCTCGTCCAAAAGATtacttaaaagtaatttcCTGTCAGAACTCTGCCCTTATTATAGCGCCCGCACTGGTTTGCTCAAGGTCACTGAGGGCATAAATGTTCGTAAGGCCTATGGTAGATAATGTAAGGTATCATAGGCATTTAACGCCCgcttaatttcaattcaatatattattgaataaaatgattggattaaaaaactgtttagaaaaatagttttattgtcaaaaaaagaatacaaaaaactAACACATATATGTTATCAGTCATATAAGATTATGAAAACAAAGACTTTCTGAATAGCCTGTCATTGGCGTTACTGAACATACAGTTTTTAGTAACgcccatatatttatttacgtaataTCTTAATAAACACATATATTTCGACTTAGAGCCGTACAAAActtaaaagtatattatattatctttttttagatagcatcataattatcattatatgAACTACATTTGTAGTTTactaaaatttactaaaatattaatttactaaaatattataattttataacacttTCAAACATCTCGTAATTTCTACTTAATCatctataacaaaaatatttcacttttaaCATGTTCTATAACAATAGAAGATCAATTTTTaaaggattttaataaaaaatcagattattattaaaatgattattGGGCGCTATTCACCGTAGGTGGCTAATGACGCCCCAAAACAGTACGTCAATTAACGCCCTGAAATGATGTATGTCTATCGCAGTATGTCTAACTCATCATATAATTTGCGGATATTCTAAAAATGTTGTTGAACAATAGGTCTATTCAACTTTTGTGCACGAGCTGGGTTCATTATTTGCGGTTTTCGTTTACTAATGGAtggatttctttttaaaaagtatcttAACCAATCTACGCCGGCAATCCTTTtggatttattgaaattattttttatgtcatatCTCTCGCAAAATAAGAAAGCTTGTTTTCTTATGAATTTAGGCGTTAGTGGAATCCCAATACT
Proteins encoded in this window:
- the LOC106140616 gene encoding uncharacterized protein LOC106140616, encoding MQISNLRWYTVLFGYLVTHVKAYPMQTWYPPQGPREYPDDEYYYAPKVQYYYDAPAMSVPEVYGQMPYPYIYDPYEHFFANEGSKRQEERLAALPIGQETWFENDGNSRWRSNDVDDVSAAFLDNLILTQMAQDAQRRRENSRVAFPPVDYEDKNAEDEDVRELKALAGKPLYHVPKTVPKDDDYDYASDEGFINWNGNKRSVTTVAPASSTMEPKAGQKEIAIPPQGQTTKIWNHFNGSHKRDTEYYNKIVKLLAVNPKSTSPQESTKGKRINKRFVAGDSDLVLELRGLKQRIAT